A genome region from Bacillaceae bacterium IKA-2 includes the following:
- a CDS encoding D-alanyl-D-alanine carboxypeptidase family protein — MGKKIYLKLNALILVFLLLFPIFAPSAAAFSVSGQSAILMEQESGRVLYEKDAHKQLRIASITKIMTTLLAIESGKMDEMVVVSNNAFGTEGSSLYLQLGEKIKLNDLVYGLMLRSGNDAAVAIAEHIGGSLDGFVYLMNEKAKEIGMSKTIFNNPHGLDDHEEHYSTSYDMALLTRYAMKNEVYQKISATKSYRSPQDGEDWDRIWQNKNRLLTQLYKYSTGGKTGYTKRAKRTLVSTAAKDETKLIAVTLNAPSDWQDHINMFNWGFDAFEVLQVVEAGIVDGLEDDFYKNKVSADYTFDYPLTMEEKQQLNLKITLYNPPKGNEWEVNGVPKPVGIIKIELAGMNIGEVPLSFVGELKEEKSLWSRLIERIFLILGVINDG; from the coding sequence ATGGGAAAAAAAATCTATCTTAAATTAAACGCACTTATCTTAGTATTCTTATTACTATTTCCAATATTTGCACCAAGTGCAGCTGCTTTTTCCGTATCCGGTCAAAGTGCAATCTTAATGGAACAAGAAAGTGGTCGAGTTCTTTATGAAAAAGATGCTCATAAACAATTGAGAATTGCTAGTATTACAAAAATAATGACAACATTATTAGCAATTGAATCAGGGAAAATGGACGAGATGGTAGTTGTCAGTAATAACGCGTTTGGAACAGAAGGATCATCGCTTTATTTACAGCTAGGAGAAAAAATTAAGCTTAACGACCTAGTTTATGGATTAATGCTTCGTTCAGGAAATGATGCTGCTGTTGCGATTGCAGAACACATTGGTGGTAGTCTTGATGGTTTTGTCTATTTAATGAATGAAAAAGCGAAAGAAATAGGAATGAGCAAAACTATTTTTAATAATCCTCATGGTTTGGATGACCACGAGGAACATTACTCAACGTCATATGATATGGCTTTATTAACTCGCTATGCGATGAAAAATGAAGTATACCAGAAAATTTCAGCCACAAAAAGTTACCGTTCCCCGCAAGATGGGGAAGACTGGGATCGAATCTGGCAAAATAAAAATCGATTATTGACACAATTATATAAGTATTCAACAGGTGGCAAAACAGGTTACACGAAAAGAGCAAAACGTACGTTGGTTTCAACTGCTGCCAAGGACGAGACAAAACTAATTGCAGTCACGTTAAATGCCCCCAGCGATTGGCAAGACCATATCAATATGTTTAATTGGGGCTTTGATGCTTTTGAAGTTTTGCAAGTTGTCGAAGCTGGAATTGTCGATGGTCTAGAGGATGATTTTTACAAAAATAAAGTCAGTGCCGATTATACGTTTGATTATCCGCTAACGATGGAAGAAAAGCAGCAATTAAACCTAAAAATTACGCTTTATAATCCCCCAAAAGGAAACGAATGGGAAGTAAATGGTGTGCCTAAACCTGTTGGTATCATAAAAATTGAATTAGCAGGAATGAATATTGGTGAAGTTCCGCTTTCTTTTGTAGGTGAATTAAAGGAAGAAAAGAGCTTGTGGTCACGTCTAATCGAACGGATATTCTTAATATTAGGAGTGATTAATGATGGTTAA
- a CDS encoding nucleoside recognition domain-containing protein has translation MVNIIWMSMLIIGIVFAAINGTMPAVNEAIFKGAQDAVTICIGLISILVFWLGLMRIAEVSGMLGGLAKIMRPIARKLFPEVPSNHPAMGYILSNMTANLFGLGNAATPMGIKAMEQLKKLNGDKDSASRSMITLLAINTASITLIPTTVISIRMNYGSVNPTEIVGTTLIATTCSTLAAILIDRFFYYRRIKKGRVL, from the coding sequence ATGGTTAATATTATTTGGATGTCAATGTTAATCATCGGGATTGTTTTTGCTGCCATTAATGGAACTATGCCAGCTGTAAATGAAGCGATTTTTAAAGGAGCGCAAGATGCGGTTACGATCTGTATTGGTTTAATAAGTATTCTGGTTTTTTGGCTTGGTTTAATGCGGATTGCGGAGGTCTCTGGGATGCTGGGTGGATTAGCAAAAATAATGAGGCCAATTGCTAGAAAACTTTTTCCAGAAGTACCCAGCAATCATCCGGCTATGGGCTACATTTTATCTAATATGACTGCTAATTTATTTGGTTTAGGGAATGCAGCGACACCGATGGGAATTAAAGCAATGGAGCAATTAAAAAAATTGAATGGCGATAAAGACTCAGCTAGCCGCTCGATGATTACTTTATTAGCTATTAATACGGCTAGTATTACCTTGATACCAACGACGGTTATATCGATTAGGATGAATTATGGATCGGTAAACCCTACAGAAATTGTTGGTACAACATTAATTGCAACCACTTGCTCGACATTGGCTGCGATTTTGATTGACCGTTTTTTTTATTACCGACGAATTAAAAAAGGTAGAGTTTTATAG
- a CDS encoding spore maturation protein has product MEAISLISIWLIPLLICFILLYGTVKRVPTYETFVEGAKEGFGMAVSIIPYLVGMIVAISVFRASGAMDFFIEILKPILEAVGVPTEIVPLALIRPISGTGALGMTADLIATHGPDSFIGRLASTMQGSTDTTFYVLTVYFGAVGIRKMGDALKVGLLVDLAGIVASIVIVTIVFSSM; this is encoded by the coding sequence ATGGAAGCGATTAGTTTAATTTCAATTTGGCTGATCCCTTTATTAATTTGTTTTATATTGTTGTATGGAACGGTAAAGCGAGTACCAACCTATGAAACATTTGTTGAAGGCGCTAAAGAAGGCTTTGGTATGGCTGTGTCAATTATTCCATATCTAGTAGGAATGATCGTTGCTATTTCGGTCTTTAGAGCTTCAGGAGCAATGGATTTTTTTATAGAAATCTTAAAGCCGATTTTGGAAGCAGTAGGCGTTCCGACTGAAATTGTACCTTTGGCATTAATACGACCGATATCTGGAACTGGTGCTTTAGGGATGACAGCAGATTTAATTGCGACACATGGTCCAGACTCTTTTATCGGTAGACTTGCTTCGACAATGCAAGGAAGTACCGATACAACGTTTTATGTTTTGACCGTTTATTTTGGAGCAGTTGGAATTAGAAAAATGGGTGATGCTCTAAAAGTGGGGTTATTGGTTGACTTAGCTGGTATTGTTGCATCAATAGTCATTGTAACGATTGTATTTAGTTCAATGTAA
- a CDS encoding pseudouridine synthase, producing MERLQKVIAQAGIASRRKAEELISAGRVTVNGEVVTELGTKVTPRKDKVEVDGVPLDKEEPIYYIMYKPTGVISSVSDDKGRKVVTDFLSNQHRVFPVGRLDYDTSGLLLLTNDGEFANQLMHPKYKVGKMYVAKVKGIVEREKLKLLEKGIMLEDGKTARARVKFVSGNTGNKQQETSIIEITIHEGKNRQVRRMFEAIGHPVLKLKREMYGSLTLKGLDPGDARELTPHELKQLRELVDKNKLK from the coding sequence ATGGAACGTTTACAAAAAGTAATTGCACAAGCAGGAATAGCTTCAAGAAGAAAAGCTGAGGAACTTATTAGTGCCGGGCGAGTAACCGTAAATGGAGAGGTTGTAACAGAGTTAGGTACGAAAGTTACACCCAGAAAAGATAAAGTAGAAGTCGATGGAGTACCTCTAGATAAGGAAGAACCTATTTATTACATTATGTATAAACCGACAGGAGTAATTTCTAGTGTTAGCGATGATAAAGGTAGAAAAGTTGTTACTGATTTTTTAAGTAATCAGCATCGTGTTTTTCCGGTAGGCAGGTTAGACTATGATACTTCAGGTTTACTCTTACTAACAAACGATGGTGAATTTGCTAATCAACTTATGCACCCTAAATATAAAGTAGGCAAGATGTATGTAGCGAAAGTAAAAGGAATAGTTGAACGTGAAAAATTAAAGCTCTTAGAGAAGGGCATCATGTTAGAAGATGGTAAAACTGCTCGTGCTAGAGTTAAATTTGTTTCTGGTAATACAGGTAATAAACAGCAAGAAACATCGATTATTGAAATCACCATCCATGAAGGAAAAAATCGTCAAGTTCGTCGCATGTTTGAAGCGATTGGTCACCCGGTCTTGAAGCTAAAGAGGGAAATGTATGGATCTTTAACGCTCAAGGGATTAGACCCTGGAGATGCAAGAGAGTTAACCCCACATGAACTGAAACAGTTACGAGAATTGGTCGACAAAAATAAGCTAAAATAA
- the resA gene encoding thiol-disulfide oxidoreductase ResA, which translates to MKNRRFITRLLVLVGISITLGYTFYTIFTDQKDVVVVGELAPNFVLKDLDGNEIELKDLRGKGVFLNFWATYCPPCIDEMPYMENSYQKYQDEGIEILAVNVDEQRIRIEKFINSMSLTYPILLDPGSQVNQLYGIRALPVTFLIDEHGIVIERRIGGLTQKMVDDYLKQIVPSSK; encoded by the coding sequence ATGAAAAATAGACGTTTTATTACCCGTCTTCTAGTATTAGTTGGCATATCTATTACCTTAGGTTATACGTTTTATACAATTTTCACAGATCAAAAAGATGTTGTAGTTGTTGGCGAGTTAGCACCTAACTTTGTCTTAAAGGATTTAGATGGTAATGAAATTGAATTGAAGGATTTAAGGGGAAAAGGTGTATTTCTAAACTTTTGGGCTACTTATTGTCCACCTTGTATCGATGAAATGCCATATATGGAAAATAGCTATCAAAAATATCAAGACGAAGGAATTGAAATTCTCGCCGTAAACGTCGATGAACAAAGAATTCGGATTGAAAAGTTTATTAATAGTATGAGTCTCACCTATCCAATCTTATTAGACCCTGGATCACAAGTAAATCAGCTTTACGGAATCAGAGCTCTTCCAGTGACTTTTTTAATTGACGAACATGGCATTGTCATCGAAAGAAGAATCGGTGGACTAACACAAAAAATGGTAGATGATTATTTAAAACAGATTGTTCCGAGTTCTAAATGA
- a CDS encoding cytochrome c biogenesis protein ResB, translated as MEKVKCECGHVNPYGTVICESCGKPFYEEEKGLLNMRYEGVARRSQTYNKSIVDKIWNFFSSVKVGIWIIVITLLASSVGTIFPQRQFIPPGSIPSVFYEQEYGILGKLYFSFGLHDLYNSWWYMLLIASLGVSLIICSLDRIVPLYRALKTQRVTRHESFLKRQRVHGVSKVDNIDQTINEAKKALLRKKYRIYEEDGNLVAEKGRFSRWGPYVNHIGLIIFLIGCMFRFFPGMYVDENIWVREGETVVISGTEGEYFIRNDQFIVELYDETDEIFADALIRAGSPVVKNYQTTATLFERVDDGIVGMEPVLEEIDTHEIRVNDPFKFSGYALYQFAFKQNEISQMSFELEELATGERGGRIDISTYDPESSYDLGDGHKVEIVEYFPDFHFDENRIPASKSRIPNNPAFIFNIITPENESGEIAFVGIQINEDINGENNFRLRFVDVDVNHISNLVVRKDHTLGILIVGGIIFMIGLTQGMYWTHRRIWLQKINDDLWVSAHTNKNWYGLKKDIEFIVQTTELKMPIDKIEEEEEKEKEKEEKEEKEEKEEKEEKEEKNKDIEKEKGN; from the coding sequence ATGGAGAAAGTTAAATGTGAATGTGGGCACGTAAATCCATACGGGACTGTCATCTGTGAATCTTGTGGCAAGCCCTTTTATGAAGAAGAAAAAGGCTTGTTAAACATGCGTTATGAAGGTGTTGCCAGACGTTCACAAACATACAATAAATCAATTGTCGATAAAATATGGAATTTCTTTTCAAGCGTAAAAGTAGGGATCTGGATCATCGTTATCACTCTGCTAGCATCAAGTGTGGGTACAATTTTTCCTCAACGCCAGTTTATTCCGCCAGGCTCAATCCCAAGTGTTTTCTATGAACAAGAGTACGGAATATTAGGAAAGCTATATTTTTCTTTTGGTCTCCATGATTTATATAACTCTTGGTGGTATATGTTGCTCATCGCATCCCTTGGTGTGTCACTTATTATATGCAGCTTAGACCGAATAGTACCACTTTATCGAGCTCTAAAAACACAACGAGTGACTCGTCATGAAAGTTTTTTAAAAAGACAAAGAGTTCATGGAGTTTCTAAAGTCGACAACATCGATCAAACAATTAATGAAGCAAAAAAAGCCTTACTAAGAAAAAAATATAGAATTTATGAAGAAGACGGGAACCTGGTTGCTGAAAAAGGCCGTTTTTCTAGGTGGGGTCCATATGTGAATCATATTGGCTTAATTATTTTTTTAATCGGCTGTATGTTTCGTTTTTTCCCAGGTATGTATGTTGATGAAAATATTTGGGTTAGGGAAGGTGAAACCGTTGTTATCAGCGGAACAGAAGGGGAATACTTTATAAGGAATGATCAGTTTATTGTTGAGTTGTATGATGAGACTGATGAAATATTCGCAGACGCTTTAATACGAGCAGGCAGTCCAGTAGTTAAGAACTATCAAACAACTGCGACTTTATTTGAAAGAGTAGATGATGGAATCGTTGGAATGGAACCAGTGCTTGAAGAAATAGATACGCATGAAATTCGTGTTAATGATCCATTTAAGTTTAGTGGCTATGCTCTTTATCAATTTGCCTTTAAGCAAAATGAAATTAGTCAAATGAGCTTTGAGTTAGAAGAACTTGCAACTGGTGAAAGAGGTGGGAGAATTGATATTTCAACTTATGATCCAGAATCAAGCTACGACCTAGGAGATGGACATAAGGTTGAGATCGTTGAATATTTTCCAGACTTTCATTTTGATGAAAATAGAATTCCGGCATCGAAGTCGCGAATACCTAATAACCCAGCGTTTATTTTTAATATCATTACTCCGGAAAATGAATCTGGAGAAATAGCATTTGTGGGCATCCAAATAAATGAAGATATCAATGGTGAAAATAATTTCCGACTGAGGTTTGTAGATGTTGATGTGAACCATATTAGTAATTTAGTTGTCCGTAAAGATCACACGTTAGGAATTTTAATTGTTGGTGGAATTATTTTTATGATTGGATTAACTCAAGGAATGTACTGGACACATCGACGAATTTGGCTACAAAAAATTAATGATGATCTTTGGGTATCAGCACATACGAATAAAAATTGGTATGGATTAAAAAAAGATATCGAATTTATTGTTCAAACAACTGAATTAAAAATGCCAATTGATAAAATTGAAGAAGAAGAAGAAAAAGAAAAAGAAAAAGAAGAAAAAGAAGAAAAAGAAGAAAAAGAAGAAAAAGAAGAAAAAGAAGAAAAAAATAAAGATATAGAAAAAGAAAAAGGGAATTAA
- the ccsB gene encoding c-type cytochrome biogenesis protein CcsB, translating into MIQLSSNLLLAAFFLYFLSTILFAVSVTGKKFKNKAGEEKNRAGLLGYISSVFALLMALGYFGTRWYVGGHAPVSNLFEYTTFLGIMVSLAFVIIYPIYKTNVLGLFSMPFVMLIIAYASMFPSEVSPLIPALQSYWLHIHVITTALGQGILAIGFVGGLIYLIRVLDFKKNDKQVKAIEFVLYSIISIVGFILISSLFSFLNYEAQFAYVNEKGIETEMVYHMPALVGPNESVLLTEERFAPLVNIHPNIKSADLNTVIWSLFTGLVLYGLIRIVTRRKVGQLLQPLLKGVSPQAADEISYRAIAIGFPIFTLGGIIFAMIWAQIAWTRFWAWDPKEVWALVTFLFYAAYLHLRLSRGWHGERSAWLCVIGFAIIMFNLIFVNLVIAGLHSYA; encoded by the coding sequence GTGATTCAGTTAAGCAGTAATTTATTATTAGCAGCTTTTTTCCTTTATTTTCTATCAACAATCCTTTTTGCTGTATCAGTGACGGGGAAAAAATTTAAAAATAAAGCAGGCGAAGAAAAAAATAGAGCTGGTCTTTTAGGTTATATTTCTTCAGTTTTTGCTTTATTAATGGCCTTAGGATATTTTGGGACAAGATGGTATGTTGGCGGGCATGCCCCGGTAAGTAATTTATTTGAATATACAACGTTTTTGGGAATTATGGTGTCACTTGCTTTTGTGATTATCTATCCAATCTACAAAACAAATGTATTAGGCTTGTTTTCAATGCCGTTTGTCATGTTAATTATTGCTTATGCTTCGATGTTTCCAAGTGAAGTTTCACCGTTAATTCCAGCTTTACAAAGCTATTGGCTCCACATTCATGTCATTACAACTGCATTAGGACAAGGAATTTTGGCAATTGGTTTTGTAGGGGGCTTGATTTATTTAATTCGTGTTTTAGATTTTAAAAAGAATGATAAACAAGTAAAAGCAATTGAATTTGTGTTGTACTCGATCATTAGTATTGTTGGCTTTATTTTAATCTCATCTTTATTTAGCTTTCTTAATTATGAAGCGCAGTTTGCTTATGTTAATGAAAAAGGAATAGAAACTGAAATGGTTTATCACATGCCTGCTCTTGTAGGACCAAATGAAAGTGTCTTACTTACAGAAGAACGGTTTGCACCACTAGTTAATATTCACCCTAATATTAAAAGTGCTGATTTAAACACAGTTATTTGGTCACTATTTACCGGATTAGTGCTTTACGGTTTGATTAGAATTGTGACAAGAAGAAAGGTTGGTCAATTACTGCAACCACTACTTAAGGGAGTTAGTCCCCAAGCAGCTGATGAAATAAGTTACCGTGCAATTGCGATTGGGTTCCCAATCTTCACGCTAGGCGGGATCATATTTGCAATGATTTGGGCGCAAATTGCCTGGACTCGTTTTTGGGCATGGGATCCAAAAGAAGTATGGGCACTGGTGACATTTCTCTTTTACGCCGCATATCTGCATCTACGCCTTTCTCGCGGTTGGCATGGGGAAAGATCAGCATGGCTTTGTGTGATTGGTTTTGCAATCATCATGTTTAACTTAATTTTCGTGAATTTAGTTATTGCAGGTCTACATTCTTACGCGTAA
- a CDS encoding response regulator transcription factor — MTKEAKILVVDDEERIRRLLKMYLEREEYDVDDAENGEIALNMAIENNYDLILLDVMMPGMDGIEVCQELRKTKATPVIMLTAKGEEANRVQGFEAGTDDYIVKPFSPREVVLRVKALLRRSSSTKFLQTETSTKDVLVFPHLTIDNDAHRVTVDDDEIGLTPKEYELLYYLAQSPDKVFAREKLLKDVWNYEFFGDLRTVDTHIKRLREKLNRVSPEAAVMISTVWGVGYKFEAVKE; from the coding sequence ATGACAAAAGAAGCGAAAATCCTAGTAGTTGATGATGAGGAACGTATCCGTCGTCTCTTGAAAATGTATCTTGAAAGAGAAGAGTATGATGTGGACGATGCTGAAAATGGAGAAATAGCACTTAACATGGCTATTGAAAATAATTATGATTTAATATTGTTAGACGTGATGATGCCTGGAATGGACGGCATTGAAGTTTGTCAAGAGTTACGAAAAACAAAAGCGACCCCAGTTATCATGTTAACTGCTAAAGGTGAAGAAGCAAACCGTGTGCAGGGTTTTGAAGCTGGTACCGATGATTATATTGTTAAACCATTTAGCCCTAGAGAAGTTGTTTTGCGGGTCAAAGCTCTACTGAGAAGATCGTCTTCGACGAAGTTTTTACAAACAGAAACATCGACAAAAGACGTATTAGTTTTTCCTCATTTAACAATTGATAATGATGCACATCGAGTTACTGTTGATGACGATGAAATTGGTTTAACACCAAAAGAGTATGAATTACTTTATTATTTAGCACAATCTCCAGATAAAGTTTTTGCTAGAGAGAAGTTATTAAAAGACGTCTGGAATTATGAATTTTTTGGTGATTTAAGAACTGTGGACACACATATCAAACGACTTCGTGAAAAATTAAATCGTGTTTCTCCAGAAGCAGCAGTGATGATCTCTACTGTATGGGGTGTTGGGTACAAGTTTGAGGCAGTGAAAGAATAA
- a CDS encoding ATP-binding protein translates to MFWRSVVGKLWFTILLLVSVVLTILTIMLLQYFGKFHADQAQEQLTGHALMIASILEEYDTEEAAMATSKKIIDHSNAKLLLLKNGDEYWYYPEEDNIPVELLQRDPELSRVIINNEIVITRGDFPLYLNGEEIHNEVLVVGVPLDLSDGESGTLFIYQYLQVVEEAAAQTKKIIFLAAGIAIVLTTIFAFFLSTRITAPLRKMRLASLEVAKGNFETKVPILTRDEIGSLAMAFNRMGRVLNTNLMALNQEKEQLSRILSSMADGVITLDRRGSIMVTNPPAEQFIQAWYFEQSLKNNLITNDLPKAIKKLFQQVVALEKEQMTEIDVQGRTWVILMTPLYDENFIRGAVAVLRDMTEERLHDKLRKDFIANVSHELRTPIAMLQGYSEAIIDGVAGSEEEKIELVQIIYDESLRMGRLVNEFLDLARMEAGHMQLNIESINIREFARRVLRKFQGVAKDLNIELRAEIWEVESNIMVDPDRIEQVLTNLIDNAIRHTKDQGSVTLAISPLREGLKIDIRDTGAGIPEEDIPFVFERFYKADKARTRGRAGTGLGLAIVKNIVEAHNGHLSVSSKLGIGTTFSFFIPLKNEE, encoded by the coding sequence ATGTTTTGGAGAAGTGTTGTTGGAAAGTTATGGTTTACAATTCTTTTGTTAGTATCGGTAGTGCTAACAATTCTTACAATTATGCTATTGCAATACTTTGGAAAATTTCACGCGGATCAAGCCCAAGAACAATTAACAGGCCATGCTCTTATGATTGCGTCAATATTAGAAGAATATGATACGGAAGAAGCTGCAATGGCTACGAGTAAAAAAATCATTGATCATTCCAATGCAAAATTGCTTTTATTGAAAAATGGAGATGAGTATTGGTATTATCCTGAAGAAGACAATATACCAGTTGAACTATTACAACGAGATCCAGAACTTTCAAGAGTAATCATTAATAATGAGATTGTGATTACTAGAGGTGATTTTCCATTGTACTTAAATGGTGAAGAAATTCATAATGAAGTACTTGTAGTCGGAGTTCCTCTTGACTTATCTGACGGTGAGAGTGGTACGTTATTTATCTATCAATATCTACAAGTAGTAGAGGAAGCTGCTGCACAAACAAAAAAAATCATCTTTCTAGCAGCAGGAATTGCGATTGTTTTGACGACGATTTTTGCCTTCTTCTTATCAACAAGAATTACAGCGCCACTTCGAAAAATGCGACTTGCTTCATTGGAAGTGGCTAAAGGAAATTTTGAGACGAAGGTCCCAATTCTAACTCGCGATGAAATAGGTTCATTAGCGATGGCATTTAACCGAATGGGCAGAGTCCTAAACACCAATTTAATGGCCTTAAATCAAGAAAAAGAACAGCTATCAAGAATATTAAGTAGTATGGCAGATGGGGTTATTACATTAGATAGAAGAGGGTCAATTATGGTCACAAACCCTCCTGCGGAGCAATTTATTCAAGCATGGTATTTCGAACAAAGCTTAAAAAATAATCTAATTACAAATGACTTACCAAAAGCAATTAAAAAACTTTTCCAACAAGTTGTTGCGCTAGAGAAAGAACAAATGACAGAAATTGATGTACAGGGTCGAACTTGGGTTATATTAATGACTCCTTTGTATGACGAAAATTTTATTCGTGGAGCGGTCGCTGTTTTGCGAGATATGACAGAAGAACGGTTACATGATAAGCTGCGAAAAGATTTTATTGCTAATGTTTCTCACGAACTTCGAACGCCGATTGCGATGCTTCAGGGATATAGTGAAGCAATTATTGATGGGGTTGCCGGTTCTGAAGAAGAGAAAATAGAGTTAGTCCAAATTATCTATGATGAATCGTTACGAATGGGCCGACTTGTAAATGAATTTCTTGATTTGGCTCGAATGGAAGCTGGGCATATGCAGTTAAATATTGAGTCTATTAATATTAGGGAATTTGCAAGGCGCGTTTTAAGGAAATTTCAAGGAGTGGCTAAAGATCTTAATATCGAATTGAGAGCAGAAATTTGGGAAGTTGAATCGAATATTATGGTTGATCCTGATCGGATTGAGCAAGTTTTAACCAATTTAATTGACAATGCGATCCGCCATACTAAGGATCAGGGATCAGTTACTCTAGCTATTTCACCGCTTAGAGAGGGACTTAAAATTGATATCCGTGATACTGGTGCAGGAATTCCCGAAGAAGACATACCATTTGTTTTTGAGCGATTTTATAAAGCTGATAAAGCACGAACTAGAGGCAGAGCAGGTACAGGACTTGGTCTTGCAATTGTAAAAAATATTGTTGAAGCACATAACGGTCATCTTTCAGTTAGTAGTAAATTAGGAATTGGTACGACATTCTCATTTTTTATTCCTTTGAAAAATGAAGAATAA
- a CDS encoding molybdenum cofactor biosynthesis protein B, which yields MSVEEHRKEAPKTVNCMIITVSDTRTEETDKSGQLMKQLLEENGNYNVVDYQIVKDEYTQIQALIREASERPEVETVLLNGGTGITFRDTTYEAVKGMLDKEMPGFGEIFRYLSYAEDIGPAAILSRAIAGVRGATAVFSMPGSSGAVKLAMTKLIVPELAHVMREIYKDR from the coding sequence ATGAGTGTTGAAGAGCATCGTAAAGAAGCTCCAAAAACTGTCAATTGTATGATTATTACTGTTTCAGATACGAGAACAGAAGAAACAGATAAAAGCGGACAACTTATGAAACAACTATTAGAAGAGAACGGGAACTACAATGTCGTTGACTATCAGATTGTCAAAGATGAATATACACAAATTCAAGCTTTGATCCGTGAAGCATCTGAACGCCCTGAAGTTGAGACCGTATTATTAAACGGGGGTACTGGGATTACGTTTAGAGATACTACATATGAAGCCGTTAAAGGGATGTTAGATAAAGAAATGCCTGGTTTTGGTGAAATCTTTCGTTATTTAAGCTATGCTGAAGACATTGGACCAGCAGCTATTTTAAGCCGAGCAATCGCTGGTGTTCGCGGAGCAACTGCTGTTTTTTCTATGCCCGGTTCTTCTGGTGCTGTGAAGCTAGCAATGACAAAACTAATCGTTCCAGAACTTGCCCATGTTATGCGCGAAATTTATAAAGACAGATAA
- a CDS encoding ABC transporter substrate-binding protein → MKKWLFIFVMIFLATSLTVGCNSTDVTNQGLTVTDALGNEVTDVENPERIISLIPSITETIFALGKGDQLVGRTDWCNYPEQVTEIASVGDMQFDVEKVLSLKPDLVLSHESSAFSSEEGLEQLRNAGITIVVVKNDTSINDVLETIELIGEVIGTHEKAKQLTAEMNASFTAISEKVASISEEDMVTVWVEVSPAPDIFTTGQGTFMHEMLELINANNSAGNLEGWVAFTEEDAVSLNPDVIVTTYGHYIENAADQVKSRQGWKEVTAVKNDRVYDIHSDKVTRSGPRLAEGVEELAAIIYPQIFGK, encoded by the coding sequence ATGAAGAAATGGCTATTTATTTTCGTAATGATATTTTTAGCAACAAGTTTAACGGTGGGTTGTAACAGTACAGATGTAACAAATCAAGGGCTAACAGTTACTGACGCTCTTGGAAATGAAGTAACGGATGTTGAAAATCCAGAACGGATTATTTCACTTATTCCAAGTATAACGGAAACGATATTTGCCTTGGGTAAAGGAGATCAGCTAGTTGGTAGAACTGATTGGTGTAATTATCCCGAGCAAGTAACAGAGATTGCAAGTGTCGGCGATATGCAATTTGATGTTGAAAAGGTCTTATCGCTGAAGCCGGATTTAGTTTTATCACACGAGTCTAGTGCTTTTAGCTCGGAAGAAGGACTAGAGCAACTGAGAAATGCAGGAATTACAATAGTTGTAGTAAAAAATGATACTTCAATTAATGATGTTTTAGAAACCATTGAACTGATTGGTGAAGTTATTGGGACTCATGAAAAAGCAAAACAACTAACTGCTGAGATGAATGCTAGTTTTACAGCGATTAGTGAAAAAGTAGCTTCTATTTCTGAAGAAGATATGGTAACGGTTTGGGTAGAAGTTTCCCCGGCACCAGATATATTTACAACAGGTCAAGGTACCTTTATGCATGAAATGCTAGAACTAATCAATGCAAATAACTCTGCTGGTAATCTAGAAGGGTGGGTGGCATTTACCGAAGAAGACGCAGTTAGTTTAAACCCTGATGTGATTGTTACGACATATGGACACTATATAGAAAATGCAGCAGACCAAGTAAAAAGTCGTCAAGGCTGGAAAGAAGTTACTGCCGTAAAAAACGACCGTGTTTATGACATTCATTCCGATAAAGTTACGCGCTCAGGGCCTCGTTTAGCAGAAGGAGTAGAAGAACTTGCAGCGATTATTTATCCGCAAATTTTTGGGAAATAA